Part of the Alkalibaculum bacchi genome is shown below.
ATTTACAGCAAAATTTATTTCATTCTGTAAATACCTACTCCTAAATAAATTTGATTAAGTTAAATGGTTGTGGGTATATAATTAATAGAAATAGTATATAAACTTAAACCAAACATCTTTTCTCGTCCTTATGATATAAATGTTATTAATTGATAATAGCAAATCATTATGAAGAAGCAGTGAAGAATATTTTGAGACCTATGCTTGTTTTTTTAACTTGTATCAAATTCATTTTTTGTTTATTTAAGATTAGTGTAATAGTTTTTATTTCTTAGTTTAAAATATAGGTAATAAAATTTAAGGAGGAATTTTTTTGAAAAAATTAATGAGTTTATTTGTTATCCTAGTAACCCTTTTCACCCTAACCATTGGTTGTACGCCTAAAGAAACTACTGAGCAAGAAAAACCAGATGCAACGCAAGACCAAACAACTCCGGATGCATCAAAACCTGAACCGGATACTGCAACTGGTCCTTCCTACGTAATGGATGAAGCTTCCATCCAAAAGGTAATGGGACCTGAAGGAAGTTGGATTGTCATATTTACTCAAGATATGAAAACCGATAAAGAATTAGTCTTAGATGGAGAATTTAGAGACAAGGATGATCCTAATGGCGACATTGTTCGCAAAGTAAAGCTTTATGCACAAGATGAAAATCGAACCAAAACTGCATCGTATACACTTACAGCACCTAAATTAACTATTAAAAGTGAAAATGCAATGATTGAAGGGGGTACCTTCGTTGGCGATGTTTACGTAGAGGCAAATGGTTTTACCATAAGGGATGCTCAAATCCAAGGCAATGTTTACTTCTCAAAAGAGGAATACAAAACCTCTTCTCAAGTCATCGAGAATAGCAAAATTACCGGAACATCAGAAGTAAAATAAAAGATGAGGCATAAATTGCCTCTTCTTTTAATTGTGCGCCCAGAATGGGCGCAATCTAATGGTGAAAGTCCCGAAGCTACCTGGTAGTGGGAAGGTTATAGCTAAACACCAAAGGGTGTCGTTGACGACGATGAATCTTTATTATATGTCACTCCGATTAGGGGGAAGACAATAAAGGTGTTTAAATCTAAGTCAGGAGACCTGCCTATTATTTTTAAAGTCTGCTCGAGACAGCGGATTGCGATGTAGGATGTTGGAAAGTCCATACTATTTTTTAGTATGGACTTTTTTCTTTAACTAAATTAATAAACAAAGAGGATTTAAATCCACAAGAAGCTGAGAGAGCATTTATATCAATTCTAAACAACGAGCAAACAGATATGCAGCAAGGAGCTTTTCTGTCTGCCCTTACAGCAAAAGGCGAAACAATCACAGAAATAACAGATATCGCTTTAATACCTATGGGACAAACAGAACAACATGGCCACCATTTGCCCCTTGAGGTAGATAACTATATTGCAACAGGTATTGTTGAAAGAGTTGCCATAAAGCTTGTGTGAATCCTCTTGTGGAGTTCGTTAATAATATAAAAACCTTAAATGTTTAACTTTGTAAGGATGCTAAAGATGGTTTTGCTTTCTAAGGCAAGAAATGCTGAGTTTCATAAACTAAAAGTAAATCTGATAATGTAACTTTACCCCTCGATATGTGTATAAGGGAACATATCGAGGTTATTTTTTACTCGATTTTCTAGAATGTTTTAAGATATCTTATTTTTCTATCACATAAATCTCTAAGAAATAATCATTAATTATGTAATATAGCAAAAAGATTGTGAAGATATTATAATCACGCTTGAAAACATCTTTGTTAATTTTCTCAAGAATGAGAAAAAGTATTATTATGAGATTTAAAATGAGAAAGTATGAGATGAATTAGATCAAAAACTAAGACGAAAGCATACCTGCTACTTACTGAATGAAATAATTAAAAGAGAAAAAGCGCCTATAAAGGACTATCTTGAAGAGAGCGCAAGACAAGATCATAAAATACGGCATAAAAGCGGATTACTTTAATTCATCCCGAATTAATAGGCACTAATACTCCCACTTCAAGATAAAAAGAAAAAGAGGAGGACATTGAGAGGTTAGAGGTTAGAACACAAAGACTTCACTGGAGACAAAAAAATCTAACCTCTGATCTCTTGCTTCCAACTTCCCAATTCAGTAGGGGATGAAGAAAACCCTTACGGAATAAATTTCACTTTATTTGGCACATTACTTGCTACTTAATGTAATAAGAAAGTTAAAGGAGGTAATGAAGATGAGTAAAGTAGCTATCGTAACAGGGTCAGGTAGAGGTATTGGTAAGGCTATTGCCTTAAGATTGGCAAAGGATGGATTCAATGTAGTAGTTAATGCTCGCAACCCTGAAAATGCCAAAAAAGTTGCTATGGAGGTAGAAGAACTAGGTCAAAAAAGTATTGCTATAGCTGGAGATGTATCCAATGAAAAAGATGTCAATAGCATTTTTGAAAAGACAATAAGAGAGTTTGGGAAGTTGGATGTTTTAGTAGCCAACGCAGGTATATGTACAGTTAAACCTGCTGTTGAAACAACATCAAATGAATGGGATGAAATATTTTCTATAAACTGTAAAGGCGTGTTTTTAACAAATATTGAAGCAGCAAGACAGATGATGAAGCAAGATACCTTAGGTAAAATTATTAACTGTTCTAGTATAGCAGGTCATGTAGGTTTTGGATATTTATCTGCATATAGTGCAACTAAGTTTGCAGTGCGAGGGTTCACTCAGGCATTAGCAGCGGAATTAGCACCCAAAATTACGGTTAATGCTTACTGTCCTGGCATTGTAGAGACAGATATGTGGGAAAAAATTGATGAGAGTTTGTCTCCCTATTTAGGTGTTGAAAAGGGTGGCGCTTTTACGGAATATTCTAAAAAGATTTTGATGGGAAGACCCCAGAAATCAGAAGATGTAGCAAATTTAATATCCTTCTTAGCCTCTCCTGGGGCAGATTATATCACTGGTCAAGCTATTATTACTGACGGGGGCATCGTGATGAGTTAATAAGTCATGTGGATTTTAAGCATTAATGAATAGATATAGGTGGTGTGTAATGTATTTAAGACCATTTTTAGAGGGAGGTTTTTGTTTATGACCAGATTAAAATTAATAAGAGCTCCATTAAAATACGTGCAAGGAAAAGGGGCTTTATTAAATTTTTATGAAGAAACAAAAGATTTAGGATCATCATTTTTGTTTATCTGTAGTAAAAGTGGATATAGAAGTTGTCACAAAAAAATTGAAAAGAGTTTTGAAGGAACCGAATGTAAGCTACATTTTAAAATATTCAACGGCATCAGCTCAAATGGTGAAATTGAAAAAATGAGGAAAATTGTCAAAGAAGAACAAATCGAGGTGGTTGTAGGTATCGGTGGAGGGTCCGCTCTTGATACTGCAAAAGCAACTGCATATTATGAGAAACTCCCTGTTGCAATTATTCCTTCGATTACAGCTACAGATGCACCTTGTACTGGACTCTCAGTTATTTATCATGATGACGGAGCTTTTGATACATATCTATTTTATCCCAAAAATCCAGAGGCGGTTATTGTGGATAGTCAAATCATTGCAGATGCACCTGTAAAATTTCTGATAGCAGGCATGGGAGATGCCCTTGGGACTTATTTTGAGGCTAGAGCCTGTATAAGAACAAATTCTCCTAGTTTAGAAAATGGAGGAATTTCACTGTCAGCTATGGCTTTATGCGAATTATGTTATAAAACTCTATTAAAATGTGGATATCAGGCAAAATTATCTTGTGAAAAACATTTGGTCACACCTGCTTTAGACGCGATTATTGAGGCAAATACATACTTAAGTGGTGTAGGTGCTGATAATGGAGGACTTGCAGTTGCTCATTCTGTATACAATGGATTTACAGCCTTACAGGAATGTGAGAAAACCATGCACGGTTCCCTAGTGGCATTTGGGACGATCGCACAACTTATTTTAGAAAGTGCCCCCAAGCAAGAAATTAAAGAGGTTATGGATTTTTGCTATAGTGTAGGTCTACCTATTACTTTAAAAGAGATAGGAGTAACCGATGGAGAACGTGTTCGCATAGCTGCTCAAAAAGCTTGTATACAAGGAGAGACAATTCATCATATGGCAGGAGATGTAACCTCGGAACAGCTATATGACGCCTTGTTAACAGCGGATTTGTTGGGGCAACAATACTTTATATCATAGCTTCAAAAATATCAGCCTGATATCTTGGGTATTTACTTTTTTTACCAGTGAGGCAGTGGGCAAAAGTTACACTTTCTCATTATAAAAAATTGTTGCCAAATTTATTCATAAAAATTTAAGATTTGGCAACAATCAAAATAACAAAATAATTGATAGTTTATTACTCTTTCAAATCCATTAGCAATTCAATTGACTTAAAAATCGTTAGATATCGAGTGCAGCATGGTATCCTTGATATACCGCTGTTGTTATAGTTGACGCTTTTACACAATCTCCAATTTGAGCAACATATGGTGCACAGTCAATTAAGTTTTCCACTACATTTCTTCTTGCTTTCTGTCCAAGAGCGCAGATTACTGTTGTTCCTGGAATGAGTTGTTCTTCAGCTGTTGAATCAGCACAGATGACTCCATCAGCTATTACCCGTAATCCTTTTAAGCCTGTATGAACCTGGATTTTTTGCTTTTCAATTTCCTTTAAAAGAATTGGTCGGTGTCTGATATTTGCGTCTATTGCTAATTCTTCTCTCATCTCCACAAGGTGAACAGTTTTTCCTTCTTGAGCAAGATGGATTGCAGCTTCACAACCTGCAAGTCCCCCTCCTAAGACGATGACTTCATCTGTCACCTTCTCTTTTTCTAGATAATAGTTGTTCACCACAATTACGTTTTCTCCATCTAAACCAGGAATGGGTGGCAAGAGGGGTTCCGATCCTACTGCGATGATTAACGCGTCTACGTTTTCATTTTCTACGTACTCTTTTGTAACTTCTGTATTTAGACGGATATCAACGCCAGCATCTCTTGCCATTTTTTCAAGAGTGACACCTAGTTGGTACATTTCATATTTGAAGGGAATTGCCTGTTCGCTTTTAAGGATTCCACCTAATTGATCCTCTTTTTCGCAAAGAATAACTTCATGTCCGCGTTTTGCCGCTGTGATAGCAGCTTTTAGTCCACCAGGACCACCACCTGCTACTAAAACTTTTACAGGAAGGGAGGTTGGTATGACTTCCGTTCCATCGAGCTCACGTCCGATTAATGGATTAACAGTACAACGTCTTGTTGAAGTAACTGCACGCTCTGCCATACAAGTAAAACATCTTAAACAATAGATAATGTCTTCGTCACGGTTACTCATTACTTTTCTTGGTAGTTCAGGATCTGCAAGGAGTGCACGAGCCATATAGATGACATCTGCTTTACCTGAAGCGATGATTTCTTCCATCATTTCTGGATCATTCAAACCGCCAATTGTAGCAACAGGTACGCTAACATGTTTCTTGATTTCGGCAGCAAGAAATACATTTCTGCCATGAGATTCAAACATAGAGGGGTGAGTTATGCTGAACCCTTGCTGGTACGTTCCAGCCGATATATGTAAGAGGTCAACTCTAGATTCTAATAATTTTGCAATTTCAACACCCTCAGCTAAATCATAACCGCTATCGAAGAACTCGGATCCACTCATTCTAAATTCGATTGGGAAACCAGGTCCAACTGCCTTACGTACGCTATCTAGTACTTCTTGTGCAAATCGTACTCGATTTTCAAGAGAACCACCATATTTGTCAGTTCTACGGTTAAAGAAAGGAGAAAGAAACTGATTTACGAGCCATCCATGACCACCATGTACCATAATCATCTCGAAACCTGCTCTTTTTGCAAGGGCAGCGCAATCGCCATAAGCAGCTACAATCTCGTCAATAAGCTCTTGGGTAAGTGCCTTTACAGGTAAACCATCTGAACGAAGGCCTTCGCTTGGACCCCATTGAGCAAGCCCTTGTTTTTTATTTTTGTCCGTCAAATATGTGCCTGCAAACTGACCTGAATGAGATAATTCTACACTAGCAATGGAACCGTGTCGACGGATTGCGTCTGCCGTATAGGTAAAGCTTGATAGAGCGCCAACTGTCTGTAAATCTAGATGGAACATATGAGAACCCTCTGTTTTTGGATGAACCACTAACTCGCTTACAGTAACTGCTCCTGCTCCACCCTTAGCTCGTAATTCATAAAAAGCGGTTGATGCACGTCCAATAGTACAATCAGCAGTGATGTCTGTTCCACCCATAGGTGCAGAAAACATTCTGTTGCGGAAATTTACATTTCCAATTTGAATAGGTTTACTTAGATTGGGAAATTTTCTTTTCATTGCTATTCTCCTTTTAGTATGTATTTTTGTTAAAACTCTAACCGTGTTGTAATGGTTTTCATGACCGTTAAAGTTTTCAGTTTCTTTCGTTATGTCTTGTACTTTACAGAAATATTGTTTATATTTGTAGTATAAGGTCTAAATCTAAACATGTCAATACATACATATTGTTTTTGTGATAAACTTGACATTAGTATAGAATTATTTTGAAGGGTGGTACTTACACGATGCGTTTGTTAAAATATGCTATTTTAGGATTAATTAACCGAGGGGCTATGACTGGTTATGATTTGATGAAAGTATTTAATCGAGAACTAGTTAATTTTTGGTATGCAAAGCATAGCCAAATATATCCTGAGTTAAAAAAATTAACTGAAGAAGGTTTAATTACCTACGAAACCGTACTTCAAGGTGAAAAAATGGAAAAAAAACTTTATTCAATTACAGAGGCAGGCAAAAAAGATTTTTTAAATTGGCTTAAAAAGCAGAATGTCTTAGAGCCTACTCCAAAGGATATCTTTCGGCTAAAAGCCTACTTTCTGGAGTCTCTGTCAAAGGAAGAAATTTTAGAGCAATTTGAGTACCAACTGAAGCAGCGCCAGGAAAAATTAAAGAAGCTTGAAACCACAATGCTTGATCACCCTTTTGCAGAATCAGTTGCCAATGTATTCTCACCAGAGTACGGGGATTATATTGTTTTAAAGGGTGCCATTATGAGAGAACGAACTCATGTTGAGTGGCTCCTAGAGTGTATAAGAGAAATCGAATCCAGTGAAGCATAAATCCTCTTAGATATCTAATTTGATTTTTTTCTGATGAGTAATTAAGAGTTATGATAATAAAAAATGTATGGTATTATTATAGGAGAGGTTTAGAAAGTTTATAAACAGAGTATTGTAAAAGGCACAAAAAATGTTTTGAAAAGGATGACTTATATGAACAAATTTAATATAGAAGAAGAAATAAAACCCTTGCCAATCCACGATTACGCTTTTTTAAAGACAGAAGAAGTGATCTTTTCAGAAGAGGTTAGAGAAATATGTAAGGGCAATTCATGTGGGTTATACGATACCTCTTGGGCGTGCCCTCCTGCTGTAGGAAGTTTAGAGGAGTGCCAAAAACAATGCCTAAAACACGAAGACGCCTTTATTTTTACTACAGCAACTCAAATGAAAGATAGTTATGATGTTCAGGGGTGGCTAGAGGCAAGAGAAGAACATGAAAAAGTAACTGATCAGGTAGGGGAGGTCTTTCGAAAATATACTAAAAGTCCTCTAATTTTGTCTACAGAGGGTTGCAGCGTTTGTAAGAGCTGCACTTATCCCAATGAACCCTGCCGATTCCCAGAAAAAATGTATCCCGCTACAGAAGGCTATGGCATATTAGTGATGAAGCAGGCACAGTTATGTGGTATTAAGTACAATAATGGTATCAATACGGTCACATATTTTAGTATGATATTTTTTAATTGAATTTGATTTATAGTTCGTAACTGCAAGAGATTATTCTCTACAAAAAAAGGGGGCTCTATTTTGCAAAACAATAAATTATTGCCAATATCAATAATTATACTTGCATTGGGTATAGTATTAAGTTCAATTTGTTTAGGATATTCAATACAAAAGTCAACAAATACACAAACACAAAACACTGCTATAGATAGTAATGTTATGAATATACCTCAAGTTGCTAACTATCTTGGAATGACAGAGGAAGAAGTTGAAGGAATAATTAAAACAGAAGAAAAAACATTAGAGTCAATTGGGAGTTATACAAATATGATGTTTCCTCATTTCACAGTAAATGGTGAATTATATTTTTATAAGGAACAAATAGATGAGTGGATAACAGAAGTTTCGATTCAACGTAAAAAATATGATACAATAAAAGGCTTTATATTTTAACTTTAAACATACTAATTCATAATCTTTATAAATTACGTTACAATATAAAACACTGCAAAGCAGAAGGGAGAAAAATATGAGTTTAGGAAAATCGAATTATGATATTCAAGCAGAAAAGGCTCAACTTGAGTTTCCAAAGTGGAATCATGAGGCTATAGCTCATAAGTTTGATCTCATCTATGATAAAAAGTATTTATACATAAATTTTATTGGTCAGAAATACCGGATCAATCGCGAGACTGGAATAACGGAAAAATCAGATGATGGCATATTGTATTACTCTAAAGCAGGTTTTAATGAGATTATGTCATTTTTGGATTTGTTCTCTTATTCAAAGCCACAGTTAGAGCTATCAGGAGAATGGATTAATATGCAAAGTTTGGGCGCTCGTTTAGGTGCTACGGGCCCCTCTGGAAGAGCCGTTGCCAGTGATGCATTTAGCCCCTTTTCTGAATATTTCAGCGGGAAGTGTTCGAAACTCGCAAAAACATGTGTACAATTAGGTGGAAAAGAGGTAGCACATGCTGATGTAAGCTACGTTATAAATGTGTTTGATTTTTTACCTGTCATGATACAATTCTGGGATTGTGATGATGAATTTGCTGCAGACACCAGAATCTTTTGGGATACGAATATCTTAGATTACATGCATTTTGAGACCATTTTTTATGTTGCTAATCACCTGCTTCATAGAATCAAAAGCATAATGGGTGAGTAGTTTGCGTCTAAACATTAACCTTGTTATTAAAGATATCTAAGAAGATAAAAAATGAAAAAAAGTAATATAGGGGGCTCATGTTTTTATGTTTTGTACTTTTACTACGTATGACAGCTTGCAAAAGGAAAAAAGCCACGGATTACTTTTATAGTAGTCTGTGGCTTTTTAAGTATTATGAGATTATGAAGATTTCTTTTGTGTTGATATAATGTTAAGTACTGCGTTTAATGCTATGCCTACTATTGCAGCTAGGCTTAAGCCTGTTATTGAAACAGCTTCGTTTATCTTTATACCGATATTTATGCCCGTTATGTTTTGGAAGTAGGATTCCCACAGCCCTAAAACTAATACTACAATCATGACTATTACATTTACTGTATTGAATTGTACTTGGTTATTCTTTATAGTTTGTACACCTACAAGAGCAATCATAGAGAATAACATCATGCTAATACCACCCATAACTGGAGTAGGTATAGTTCCAAGGAAGCCACCAATTTTTGAGACGAAACCAAGAATGATTGCAAATATTGCAGCCAATCTTAATATAGATGGGTCATAGTTCTTTGTTATAGCTAGAACTCCTGTATTTTCACCATAGGTTGTATTAGCAGGTCCTCCTATTAGACCAGCAAACAATGTAGCAAGTCCATCTCCAAGAAGAGTTCTGTTTAATCCAGGATCTTTTATAAAATCTTTGCCGACAACCTGTCCATTTGTTGTTATATCACCTACATGTTCCATGAAAACTGCCAGTACTATGGGAGTCAAAACCGCTATTGCAGGTAAGCTGAACTTTGGCAGCGTAAAAGCTGGAACTGCGAGCAAGGGTGCATTTATAAAGGGAGTTGGGTCTACTTGACCAAGGAAATATGCCGCAACATAACCAACAACTACTGCAATTAATATTGATAGTTGTTTAATAAAGCCTTTAGTAAAAAGGTTAATAATAAGTGCTGTTCCAAGAGTTACTGTAGCAAGTAAAAAATTCTCATTTGCCATACCAAATGCTACTGGGACAAGGTTTAAGCCTATAACAATTATCATTGGACCTATTACATGAGACGGAAGATATTTTTTTATAAAATCCATTCCAATCTTTTTGATTACTAAAGACATTAGTATATAAACTAGGCCTGCAACCATTATACTCCCTTGAGCATATGCAAGATCCCCATTATGTGCTT
Proteins encoded:
- a CDS encoding DUF2284 domain-containing protein, which produces MNKFNIEEEIKPLPIHDYAFLKTEEVIFSEEVREICKGNSCGLYDTSWACPPAVGSLEECQKQCLKHEDAFIFTTATQMKDSYDVQGWLEAREEHEKVTDQVGEVFRKYTKSPLILSTEGCSVCKSCTYPNEPCRFPEKMYPATEGYGILVMKQAQLCGIKYNNGINTVTYFSMIFFN
- a CDS encoding glycerol dehydrogenase — protein: MTRLKLIRAPLKYVQGKGALLNFYEETKDLGSSFLFICSKSGYRSCHKKIEKSFEGTECKLHFKIFNGISSNGEIEKMRKIVKEEQIEVVVGIGGGSALDTAKATAYYEKLPVAIIPSITATDAPCTGLSVIYHDDGAFDTYLFYPKNPEAVIVDSQIIADAPVKFLIAGMGDALGTYFEARACIRTNSPSLENGGISLSAMALCELCYKTLLKCGYQAKLSCEKHLVTPALDAIIEANTYLSGVGADNGGLAVAHSVYNGFTALQECEKTMHGSLVAFGTIAQLILESAPKQEIKEVMDFCYSVGLPITLKEIGVTDGERVRIAAQKACIQGETIHHMAGDVTSEQLYDALLTADLLGQQYFIS
- a CDS encoding DUF3786 domain-containing protein → MSLGKSNYDIQAEKAQLEFPKWNHEAIAHKFDLIYDKKYLYINFIGQKYRINRETGITEKSDDGILYYSKAGFNEIMSFLDLFSYSKPQLELSGEWINMQSLGARLGATGPSGRAVASDAFSPFSEYFSGKCSKLAKTCVQLGGKEVAHADVSYVINVFDFLPVMIQFWDCDDEFAADTRIFWDTNILDYMHFETIFYVANHLLHRIKSIMGE
- a CDS encoding acetoin reductase; the protein is MSKVAIVTGSGRGIGKAIALRLAKDGFNVVVNARNPENAKKVAMEVEELGQKSIAIAGDVSNEKDVNSIFEKTIREFGKLDVLVANAGICTVKPAVETTSNEWDEIFSINCKGVFLTNIEAARQMMKQDTLGKIINCSSIAGHVGFGYLSAYSATKFAVRGFTQALAAELAPKITVNAYCPGIVETDMWEKIDESLSPYLGVEKGGAFTEYSKKILMGRPQKSEDVANLISFLASPGADYITGQAIITDGGIVMS
- a CDS encoding uracil-xanthine permease family protein, which produces MSEKVLSNNIKLETTKVTNWFALPKKVILALQHLIAMFGATVLVPVLTGFDTSVALVSAGFGTLIFHAVTKKKVPAFLGSSFAFIGGIIAVKEAHNGDLAYAQGSIMVAGLVYILMSLVIKKIGMDFIKKYLPSHVIGPMIIVIGLNLVPVAFGMANENFLLATVTLGTALIINLFTKGFIKQLSILIAVVVGYVAAYFLGQVDPTPFINAPLLAVPAFTLPKFSLPAIAVLTPIVLAVFMEHVGDITTNGQVVGKDFIKDPGLNRTLLGDGLATLFAGLIGGPANTTYGENTGVLAITKNYDPSILRLAAIFAIILGFVSKIGGFLGTIPTPVMGGISMMLFSMIALVGVQTIKNNQVQFNTVNVIVMIVVLVLGLWESYFQNITGINIGIKINEAVSITGLSLAAIVGIALNAVLNIISTQKKSS
- a CDS encoding FAD-dependent oxidoreductase produces the protein MKRKFPNLSKPIQIGNVNFRNRMFSAPMGGTDITADCTIGRASTAFYELRAKGGAGAVTVSELVVHPKTEGSHMFHLDLQTVGALSSFTYTADAIRRHGSIASVELSHSGQFAGTYLTDKNKKQGLAQWGPSEGLRSDGLPVKALTQELIDEIVAAYGDCAALAKRAGFEMIMVHGGHGWLVNQFLSPFFNRRTDKYGGSLENRVRFAQEVLDSVRKAVGPGFPIEFRMSGSEFFDSGYDLAEGVEIAKLLESRVDLLHISAGTYQQGFSITHPSMFESHGRNVFLAAEIKKHVSVPVATIGGLNDPEMMEEIIASGKADVIYMARALLADPELPRKVMSNRDEDIIYCLRCFTCMAERAVTSTRRCTVNPLIGRELDGTEVIPTSLPVKVLVAGGGPGGLKAAITAAKRGHEVILCEKEDQLGGILKSEQAIPFKYEMYQLGVTLEKMARDAGVDIRLNTEVTKEYVENENVDALIIAVGSEPLLPPIPGLDGENVIVVNNYYLEKEKVTDEVIVLGGGLAGCEAAIHLAQEGKTVHLVEMREELAIDANIRHRPILLKEIEKQKIQVHTGLKGLRVIADGVICADSTAEEQLIPGTTVICALGQKARRNVVENLIDCAPYVAQIGDCVKASTITTAVYQGYHAALDI
- a CDS encoding PadR family transcriptional regulator, translating into MRLLKYAILGLINRGAMTGYDLMKVFNRELVNFWYAKHSQIYPELKKLTEEGLITYETVLQGEKMEKKLYSITEAGKKDFLNWLKKQNVLEPTPKDIFRLKAYFLESLSKEEILEQFEYQLKQRQEKLKKLETTMLDHPFAESVANVFSPEYGDYIVLKGAIMRERTHVEWLLECIREIESSEA
- a CDS encoding creatininase family protein, whose protein sequence is MNKEDLNPQEAERAFISILNNEQTDMQQGAFLSALTAKGETITEITDIALIPMGQTEQHGHHLPLEVDNYIATGIVERVAIKLV